A single bacterium DNA region contains:
- a CDS encoding PTS sugar transporter subunit IIA yields the protein MNIGSYFGPENVILDMEADDKKSAIAELVDNLVRIGRLSDPEELIEAVVAREELCTTGLENGVAIPLSRLLKDSAFRKRLLDAPDAGAVVEAIAEAEASLE from the coding sequence ATGAACATCGGTTCCTACTTCGGCCCCGAGAACGTGATTCTGGACATGGAGGCCGACGACAAAAAGAGCGCCATCGCGGAGCTGGTGGACAACCTGGTCCGGATCGGCCGGTTGTCGGACCCGGAGGAGCTCATCGAGGCGGTCGTCGCCCGCGAGGAACTCTGCACCACCGGCCTGGAGAACGGCGTCGCCATCCCCCTCTCCCGCCTCCTGAAGGATTCCGCCTTCCGCAAGCGTCTCCTGGACGCCCCCGACGCCGGGGCGGTCGTCGAGGCGATAGCGGAGGCTGAAGCCTCTCTGGAATAG